Genomic DNA from Sphingomonas lacunae:
AAAGGGTCAGACGGTCGCAATCGACGACCGTCATGGTCAGACCGACTTTGGCCAACACATCGCCCATTGCCCGTGCATCAAGTTGCGGGTGCATGCGCGCAACGGCGACATCTCCGTCGCTATGCCGCATGACCTGACGCAGCAGTGGAAAGCTGCCGTCGCCAGGAAAGCAGCCGAGCAACAGTCCGTCGCCATGCAAGGCCAACCGGCAGCGCAGAAGCGCGCCCGGGACATCATTGACGCTTTCCAGACCGCCAGGCCAAAGGATGCAGTCAAAACTGTCTGGTTCAACCGGGAGCTGATCTTCTTCTCCGATGATGACACCAAACCGCTCCGCGAGTGTTGCGCTTTGCTCGATGAAGCTGATTTGGGCATTGGATGTCGCCGGAATGGCGGCAAGCCCCGCGATCAGCGACGGGCAGCGCCGGCCGATGATCAGGACATTGGCAAAGGTGCGTGTCAGATCGCCAAGCCGGTCAAGCAGTTGCTGGCCCATCTGGTCACCAAACCAGTCACCGCGCGGGCCGGGGTTGCGAGCGCGCCGCTGTGCGCGCCGGTTCCGATCAAACAAGTCCCTGCGGGCGGGCGTTGCGGATTGTGGTATATCGGTTGCGCTAGTCATCGCGCCGGCTTGTGCCCCGAGTGGCTCAGGGTCACAAGTGAGCAATGCAGCAGAACCATCCCGATCAAAACGAATCGCCGGATGAGAGCACCGCCGGAAC
This window encodes:
- a CDS encoding methyltransferase type 12, translated to MTSATDIPQSATPARRDLFDRNRRAQRRARNPGPRGDWFGDQMGQQLLDRLGDLTRTFANVLIIGRRCPSLIAGLAAIPATSNAQISFIEQSATLAERFGVIIGEEDQLPVEPDSFDCILWPGGLESVNDVPGALLRCRLALHGDGLLLGCFPGDGSFPLLRQVMRHSDGDVAVARMHPQLDARAMGDVLAKVGLTMTVVDCDRLTLSYASLADLVADLRSAAWTNMLSGAVRPITRQGLDWANSAFAAASDNGRALEQLRLIHFSGWSPHPDQPKAARRGSATMSLAKALRAR